In a single window of the Neodiprion virginianus isolate iyNeoVirg1 chromosome 1, iyNeoVirg1.1, whole genome shotgun sequence genome:
- the LOC124301981 gene encoding girdin-like: MMLNEYLVKSAKNPKIDETKTNTQGQSHSQSLSEQQTPLGRFTETRSSQSQNQILVPRNWVQLTDVKDELAETDRQIKTLKRRIHDEEKSNEVMVKIVNQNNKGEIEMTERKKSSQELMSTIKEKMNVLPNRLEGSKKSKTSLSQSYDSLCLEQNEIKCLVMTFKNKVLCEKKELQKELTAKYDESLIIQTKCHEVEKKVMEMNELVCNKIRTYEELSQMIENNQQQCNEQIIQITEVIKNTETNLKAKEEAKYKLAVENNRLSKIFDDLKCKFEEEQHNFTKYEKQVEYLKPKALNLKEKVCDLNKEIYNIKNTKLAVISNKDLELAKYRKQLQDLKLIDSEQMNKLKAAICDNRKLSDTIAKTDEDTEQLKNTIESKDTQIKHINTKLNGVLEKNKEIHMNIERLNEALITQGKQVTQNKSTSEVYTTNKDKYDKSEAELKAKLEIVQQNLNDKCDEKAKLLERTINKENDFSKQIKQFERDFKQKDEQIKGLQKAAENLQLDIEQDQLEYDREIQRATHMSKQCQLLGHDREIEENNMQIGALKRELVAAKAKREQMSQKNTADCKENQKQETKAKRIRCAYDDLDKQYATIQLENEELQNKSREAKRSSNVIPTQGANELKNTDTFVESPSEKFLTKQITTPKPILKSAVKASPLKMQKVQFDIGPTSQIKSINPLDIFEEAERRYIQAVGSNKPNFANILSISQESVTPAPVIDMPPKKQTRKFFKRSRAEQKKVVSTSNTPDPYEMP, encoded by the exons ATGATGCTGAATGAATATCTCGTTAAATCAGcaaaaaatccgaaaatcGATGAAACGAAAACCAACACTCAGGGTCAGAGTCACAGCCAGAGTCTAAGCGAGCAACAAACTCCTTTGGGCCGATTTACAGAGACTCGGAGCTCTCAATCACAAAACCAGATTCTTGTTCCTCGAAATTGG GTTCAATTGACGGATGTGAAAGATGAACTCGCAGAAACCGATCGACAAATTAAAACACTCAAACGAAGAATTCACGATGAGGAGAAAAGTAACGAAGTAATGGTAAAAATCGTCAACCAAAATAATAAAGGAGAAATTGAAATGACCGAACG aaaaaaatcgtccCAAGAACTGATGTCCACcatcaaagaaaaaatgaatgtacTACCAAATAGACTTGAAGGTTCCAAAAAGAGTAAAACCAGTCTATCACAGTCATATGATAGCTTGTGTTTAgaacaaaacgaaataaaatgtttAGTCATGACATTTAAAAACAAAG ttttatgtgaaaaaaaagaactgcAGAAGGAACTGACAGCGAAATACGATGAAAGCTTGATTATCCAAACAAAATGTCACGAAGTTGAGAAGAAAGTAATGGAAATGAATGAGTTGGTGTGCAACAAAATTCGTACATATGAAGAGCTCAGTCAAATGATTGAGAATAATCAACAACAGTGCAATGAGCAGATAATACAAATTACAGAAGTCATAAAAAATACTGAGACGAACTTAAAAGCGAAAGAAGAAGCGAAATATAAATTGGCAGTT GAAAATAATcgactttcaaaaattttcgacgacCTTAAGTGCAAATTCGAAGAGGAACAGcataatttcacaaaatatgAGAAGCAAGTGGAATATTTGAAACCAAAGGCACTGAATCTTAAGGAAAAAGTGTGTGATCTCAATAAGGAGATttacaatataaaaaatacaaagctTGCCGTAATATCAAACAAAGATTTAGAATTAGCTAAATACAG GAAGCAGCTACAGGATCTGAAACTGATAGACTCAGAGCAAATGAATAAACTAAAAGCAGCCATCTGTGATAATAGGAAATTATCAGATACCATAGCAAAAACAGATGAGGACACAGAACAATTGAAAAACACAATAGAAAGCAAAGATACTCAG atcAAACACATCAACACAAAGTTGAACGGTGTGTTGgagaaaaataaggaaattcACATGAATATTGAGAGGCTGAATGAAGCATTAATAACCCAAGGAAAACAAGTTACACAGAATAAAAGTACTTCTGAGGTTTACACAACCAACAAAGACAAATACGATAAATCAGAAGCTGAACTCAAAGCAAAACTAGAAATAGTTCAACAGAATCTAAACGATAAATGCGATGAAAAAGCTAAGCTTCTGGAGAGGACgattaataaagaaaatgatttCTCTAAACAAATAAAGCAATTCGAAAGAGATTTCAAACAAAAGGATGAGCAGATTAAAGGTTTACAAAAAGCTGCAGAGAATTTGCAACTGGACATAGAACAGGATCAATTAGAGTATGACAGAGAAATACAG CGTGCAACGCATATGTCAAAGCAATGTCAATTACTGGGACATGATAGGgaaatcgaagaaaataatatgcaAATTGGTGCTCTTAAACGTGAGCTAGTAGCTGCAAAGGCTAAACGTGAACAAATGAGTCAGAAGAATACTGCTGATTGCAAGGAGAATCAAAAACAGGAAACTAAAGCAAAACGAATAAGATGTGCATATGATGATCTCGATAAACAATATGCTACTATTCAACTAGAGAATGAAGAGCTTCAAAACAAATCAAGAGAAGCTAAAAGGTCAAGCAATGTTATACCTACACAAGGAGCCAATGAATTAAAGAACACCGATACATTTGTGGAATCAccttctgaaaaatttctg ACAAAACAAATTACAACTCCAAAGCCAATATTGAAATCAGCTGTGAAAGCTAGTCCACTAAAAATGCAGAAGGTACAGTTCGACATCGGACCCACCTCACAAATAAAAAGCATTAATCCACTGGATATT TTTGAAGAAGCCGAACGTCGCTATATCCAGGCAGTAGGATCAAACAAACCAAACTTTGCAAACATACTAAGTATTTCACAAGAGTCAGTGACACCAGCACCAGTCATTGAT atGCCACCTAAAAAACAAACtcgcaaatttttcaagcGTTCTAGAGCGGAGCAAAAGAAAGTTGTCTCTACATCCAATACACCCGATCCCTACGAAATGCCTTAA
- the LOC124302058 gene encoding carbohydrate sulfotransferase 11-like, protein MRKSSFAVANMLTKRLYIKYLFVCLILYTFIFVLQKRLKTFPSGKECALTHNATKQFIKIGNEISSGNIPELEYDGIKSRLTDSQNMPHLWSILKMCGQYNLRTPLVKRHYLHNPNNTSMYCWIRKVASTSFIKLFSDMRNRSISKDYYKEIDVLSPKTIKELEDLVNDSKVFKFLVIRHPFQRIVSSYRDRIEDNTKYTAQAWKYTKMIFHLTRPEIFYKNGTTGSSLNRIFHNNKRLKLVPTFKEFVTWLLQEPTSNDDVHWDSYYSHCSVCDVKYNFVMKLEDYSIETIDFIFSKMGITKNQFFMPRLQATRNGFTDNYRTCSYFKDLTQETIFKLYQRYKIDFQMFNYTHENYLKCAH, encoded by the exons ATGCGGAAAAGTTCCTTTGCAGTTGCAAATATGCTGACAAAGAGGctatacataaaatatttatttgtgtgTCTAATACTTTACACGTTTATATTTGTTTTGCAGAAGAgattgaaaacttttccttcTGGAAAAGAATGTGCTCTTACTCACAATGCGActaaacaatttattaaaatagGCAATGAAATTTCCAGTGGTAACATACCAGAACTCGAGTATGATGGTATAAAAAGCAGACTGACCGATTCACAG aaCATGCCACACCTCTGGTCAATCTTGAAAATGTGTGGTCAATACAACCTTAGAACACCTCTTGTGAAGAGGCATTATTTACACAACCCAAATAATACATCGATGTATTGTTGGATTCGCAAAGTTGCATCCACaagttttattaaattgttTTCCGATATGAGGAATCGGAGTATTTCAAAGGATTACTATAa AGAAATTGATGTTTTGTCTCCAAAAACAATTAAAGAACTAGAAGATTTGGTCAACGACAGTAAagtgtttaaatttttagtCATACGTCATCCCTTTCAGAGAATTGTATCGTCATACAG agACCGAATAGAAGACAATACAAAGTACACGGCGCAAGCTTGGAAATACACTAAGATGATATTCCACTTGACAAGAccagaaatattttacaaaaacgGGACAACTGGCAGCTCATTGAATAgaatatttcacaataataAAAG ATTAAAATTGGTTCCTACTTTCAAAGAGTTTGTAACTTGGTTACTACAAGAACCCACATCAAACGATGATGTGCACTGGGATAGTTATTATTCGCATTGCTCAGTCTGCGATGTGAAGTACAATTTCGTTATGAAACTAGAAGATTATTCCATCGAAacgattgattttattttttcaaaaatgggaATAACTAAAAACCAGTTCTTTATGCCAAGACTTCAAGCAACCCGAAACGGTTTCACAGATAACTATCGCACATGCAGTTACTTCAAAGATCTGACACAGGagacaattttcaaactgtatcaacgatataaaattgatttccaAATGTTCAATTATACTCACGAAAATTACTTAAAATGCGCTcattga
- the LOC124302035 gene encoding YTH domain-containing protein 1 gives MDNNADGDNINLSCGENEMGDELKIGADETYDTRSEVSSSSSDSDSSQPSISSVSTNSSRGDNKRNRRNRGKRARSRDSKSSSPETKRARSKENKTIAKNYDYTTKLNYLFRDARFFIIKSNNAENVTLSKAKGVWSTLPQNEANLNQAYRESRNVLLIFSVKESGKFAGFARLSTESRRDGPPISWVLPPGLSAKALGGVFKVDWICRKELPFTSTLHLYNPWNDGKQVKIGRDGQEIEPRVAEELCRLFPEDEGIEMTPILRKSKEASKNVVRTSRSYRDNSRVVNNSRFLRSRGSGRGRRLFLTSRSRLASLARGHIHPSADHRGSRDHLQRYPSWFSRGDSPYSKGYGSSGIGAAAAAEAYVADYMRTMQHQLPPLPPYVTAHPYDSLPPPPPPPRYYDGLPLPPDYSSSTSALDKRSYERSVDEFLWRTASRHSRHSDHRSSTRDHHHRYRERR, from the exons ATGGATAACAACGCAGACGGAGATAACATAAACCTGAGTTGCGGAGAAAATGAAATGGGCGACGAGCTGAAAATAGGCGCAGATGAAACTTACGACACTCGTAGCGAAGTTTCTTCAAGTAGCTCAGATTCTGATTCCAGTCAGCCTAGCATTAGCTCAGTTTCAACGAACTCTTCCAGAGGAGACAACAAGAGGAATCGTAGGAACAGAGGAAAACGGGCAAGGTCCAGGGACTCCAAGTCTTCTAGTCCTGAGACAAAACGTGCGCGATCcaaggaaaataaaactattGCGAAAAACTACGATTATACAACAAAactaaattatttatttagagATGCAAG aTTCTTCATcataaaatcaaataatgcAGAAAACGTGACGCTATCAAAAGCCAAAGGTGTATGGAGCACACTTCCTCAGAATGAAGCTAATTTGAATCAAGCATATAGAGAATCAAGAAATGttcttctcattttctcaGTGAAAGAATCAGGGAAATTTGCTGGCTTTGCTAGGCTTAGCACCGAATCCAGAAGAGATGGTCCTCCTATATCATGG GTATTACCACCAGGTTTATCAGCCAAAGCATTGGGAGGTGTATTCAAGGTTGATTGGATATGCAGAAAGGAATTGCCTTTTACATCGACGTTGCATCTATATAACCCATGGAATGATGGTAAACAAGTGAAAATTGGTCGTGATGGACAAGAAATCGAGCCACGAGTTGCCGAAGAATTGTGTAGGCTGTTTCCAGAAGATGAAG GTATAGAAATGACACCAATTCTAAGGAAGTCGAAGGAAGCATCAAAGAACGTTGTAAGAACATCTCGAAGCTATCGTGACAACAGCAGAGTAGTAAACAATTCAAGATTCCTACGCAGCCGTGGAAGTGGAAGAGGACGCAGATTGTTCTTGACTTCTAGGTCACGATTGGCTTCTTTGGCCAGAGGTCACATACATCCATCTGCGGATCATAGAGGCTCAAGAGATCATCTCCAACGTTACCCGAGTTGGTTTAGTCGTGGAGATTCGCCGTATTCAAA AGGGTACGGCAGTTCGGGTATTGGAGCAGCTGCAGCTGCTGAAGCTTACGTTGCAGATTATATGCGTACTATGCAACATCAATTACCTCCTTTGCCACCCTATGTTACTGCTCATCCATATGATTCCTTACCGCCGCCACCTCCGCCACCTCGTTACTACGATGGATTGCCATTGCCACCCGACTACAGTTCTTCCACATCTGCTTTGGATAAACGAAGCTATGAACGAAGTGTTGATGAATTCTTATGGCGAACTGCAAGTCGACATAGCCGACACAGCGATCACCGTTCATCAACTCGAGATCACCACCACCGCTATAGAGAACGCAGAtag